Proteins co-encoded in one Flavivirga eckloniae genomic window:
- a CDS encoding carbohydrate-binding domain-containing protein, with translation MENLNIMSFWQALIFVISVPLFSQTVTIDQSVQRYLGTVSDLDRTKYFRIHSNTTSDPEMNTFYSDYNVTRGRGFWGPYSYAKSQTGSVGNYPPYKNGPGGVRNVSSFVSTEHPKNVIRYNLDMVAAANWAVEYWKDFVNDNGRAEFFELMNEPFVHSDDAVFAAQQPDANLMRIRMADWYNEVGKKIHAEPLLANMKVIGYSSAWPSMELWDFGHWNSRMKMFIDRAGANMDGFSTHLYDGINVTGQDSFRSGSNSEAILDLIEAYSHIKFGFVKDHAITEYGGIAKGYGPNYSDTESSQTVKSFNNILFNLLEREDRMAISIPFATDKSLWFLTAANNYQPYGAVLLRPTNLGQPNPAGWVYTPKVYFYDLWKEFKGKRVEVSSNDFDIQAQAFVNGTKMYVAINNLDTASKTVSLNFADAFSGFQNVRIKALKVYDNSPPVFTNTLSTNAPSSITLIGGETVTLEYSFSNSLTFDNAIRRTKYYASTYLKSITSGSNMSFSFNGVSSGSGKAMLRMSIGRKHNVTKAPTVKVNGTTVSVPNNWKGYDQANRTDFFGTIEIPVPINLIQTNNTVTLTFPDSGGRVASLILQVEKYDTMVSGQSPYPNGVAHAIPGTILCKNFDNGGEGVAYHDTSSGNTGGLYRSTDVDLGNGDGDVVIGWTASNEWLEYTTNVVAGTYNISARVSSPQNNKRIVVKLDGTTLGTFTLPNTGAWHTYQTITLNNIALSGGNGKILRLEFPDGGLNLKTLSFVNTTPNADTVNCGLLPTSVASSTSYVVNVSYTATQSRDVVVEFWNSGWLSNGKTTVSAGSGTAAVTVNLNNAPAVGSGYLWKANIRPVGTSWTSNIDGCNITGVNVTSSAKQSNKKEAPVQVNNRVVKAYPNPFKSILKIELPENHQFNKALIFDLYGRTLYEQKISNKQKHVDLSNFGLKATNSNIYIIRLSGKKGTWGTKTIRVIKE, from the coding sequence ATGGAAAACTTAAATATCATGAGTTTCTGGCAGGCACTTATTTTTGTTATCTCGGTGCCCCTATTTTCGCAAACGGTAACTATCGATCAAAGCGTGCAACGCTATTTGGGAACAGTCTCCGACTTAGATCGAACCAAATATTTTCGAATTCATTCTAATACAACCTCAGACCCGGAGATGAATACGTTCTACTCCGATTACAATGTTACTAGAGGAAGGGGGTTCTGGGGACCTTATTCTTATGCTAAAAGCCAAACGGGATCGGTTGGTAATTACCCACCTTATAAAAATGGTCCCGGAGGTGTTAGAAATGTATCGAGTTTTGTTAGTACCGAGCATCCAAAAAATGTAATTCGTTATAATTTGGATATGGTGGCAGCTGCTAATTGGGCTGTTGAATACTGGAAGGATTTTGTTAACGACAATGGGCGTGCGGAGTTTTTCGAACTAATGAACGAACCTTTTGTACATTCAGACGATGCTGTTTTTGCTGCGCAACAACCCGATGCTAATTTAATGCGTATTCGAATGGCAGACTGGTATAACGAAGTAGGCAAAAAGATTCATGCCGAACCATTATTGGCAAATATGAAAGTTATTGGTTATTCCAGTGCCTGGCCATCTATGGAATTATGGGATTTTGGCCATTGGAACAGTAGAATGAAAATGTTTATAGATAGAGCAGGTGCCAATATGGATGGTTTTTCAACACATTTATATGATGGTATTAATGTAACAGGACAGGATAGTTTTAGGTCTGGAAGCAACTCTGAAGCTATATTGGATTTAATAGAAGCATACAGCCATATTAAATTTGGGTTTGTTAAAGACCATGCTATTACCGAGTATGGTGGTATTGCTAAAGGTTATGGTCCGAATTATTCCGATACCGAAAGTTCACAAACAGTAAAATCGTTTAATAACATTTTGTTTAACCTGTTAGAAAGGGAAGATAGAATGGCAATCTCTATACCATTCGCAACCGATAAGTCTCTATGGTTTTTAACAGCGGCAAATAACTATCAACCCTATGGGGCAGTGTTGTTAAGACCGACTAACTTAGGGCAGCCTAATCCTGCTGGATGGGTGTATACTCCCAAGGTGTATTTTTATGATTTATGGAAAGAATTTAAGGGTAAACGTGTTGAAGTAAGTTCAAATGATTTCGACATCCAGGCACAGGCATTTGTAAATGGAACAAAAATGTACGTTGCTATTAACAACTTGGATACAGCATCGAAAACAGTAAGCTTAAACTTTGCAGATGCTTTCTCAGGGTTTCAGAACGTTAGAATAAAAGCATTAAAGGTTTACGATAATAGCCCTCCGGTTTTTACGAATACATTAAGCACAAATGCCCCATCCAGTATTACTTTAATAGGAGGGGAAACAGTAACTCTAGAGTATAGCTTTTCTAATTCTTTGACATTTGATAACGCCATTCGTAGAACAAAGTACTATGCATCTACATATTTAAAATCTATTACTAGCGGATCGAATATGTCGTTTTCATTTAACGGTGTGTCAAGCGGTTCTGGAAAAGCGATGTTAAGAATGTCTATTGGAAGGAAACATAACGTTACTAAAGCGCCTACCGTTAAGGTAAATGGAACTACGGTTTCTGTACCCAATAATTGGAAGGGATACGATCAGGCCAACAGAACCGATTTTTTTGGAACTATTGAAATTCCTGTTCCTATAAATCTTATCCAGACAAATAACACCGTAACACTTACATTTCCAGATTCTGGAGGGCGTGTAGCTTCTCTAATTTTACAAGTTGAGAAGTATGATACAATGGTGAGCGGACAGAGTCCTTATCCTAATGGTGTTGCGCATGCCATACCTGGCACAATTCTCTGCAAAAATTTCGATAATGGAGGAGAAGGTGTAGCATATCATGATACAAGTTCTGGTAATACTGGTGGTTTATACAGATCTACCGATGTTGATCTGGGTAACGGAGATGGCGATGTGGTCATAGGATGGACGGCTTCCAACGAATGGTTAGAGTATACTACAAATGTAGTAGCCGGCACATATAATATAAGTGCAAGGGTTTCTTCGCCTCAGAACAATAAGCGTATTGTTGTAAAGCTGGACGGGACAACTTTAGGAACATTTACGTTACCAAATACAGGGGCATGGCATACTTATCAAACCATTACTTTAAACAACATTGCCCTATCGGGAGGAAATGGAAAAATATTACGTCTGGAGTTTCCAGATGGAGGGCTTAATTTAAAAACGCTTTCGTTTGTAAATACAACACCTAATGCAGATACTGTAAATTGTGGGTTGTTGCCAACATCGGTTGCTTCATCAACATCCTACGTCGTTAATGTGTCATATACGGCCACTCAAAGTAGAGATGTTGTAGTAGAGTTTTGGAATTCGGGATGGCTGTCCAATGGAAAAACAACAGTAAGTGCGGGTTCTGGAACCGCGGCGGTTACGGTTAACTTGAATAATGCTCCAGCAGTAGGTTCTGGGTATTTGTGGAAAGCTAATATACGACCTGTGGGTACATCATGGACATCTAATATTGATGGTTGTAATATAACAGGAGTAAATGTTACCTCTTCTGCAAAACAATCCAATAAAAAGGAAGCGCCTGTTCAGGTAAATAATAGAGTTGTAAAAGCATACCCCAATCCATTTAAAAGTATTCTAAAAATCGAATTGCCAGAAAACCATCAATTCAATAAAGCTTTAATATTCGATCTTTATGGAAGAACGTTGTACGAGCAGAAAATTTCGAATAAACAAAAGCATGTCGATTTAAGCAATTTTGGTTTAAAGGCAACTAATTCTAATATCTATATAATTAGGCTTTCTGGTAAAAAAGGAACTTGGGGTACTAAAACAATAAGAGTTATTAAAGAGTAG
- the rpsB gene encoding 30S ribosomal protein S2 yields the protein MAVEVKELLEAGVHFGHLTRKWDPNMAPYVYMERNGIHIINLYKTAAKIDEAGAALSKIANSGRKILFVATKKQAKDIVAEKAGSINMPYITERWPGGMLTNFVTIRKAVKKMASIDRMKKDGTFNTLSKKERLQVDRLRAKLEKNLGSISDMTRLPGALFVVDIKREHIAIKEAQKLNIPIFAMVDTNSDPRQVDYVIPANDDASKSIDKILTHVTASIAGGLAERKAEKEASAAPKAEAPKAKAAPAKTVAAEEEE from the coding sequence ATGGCAGTAGAAGTAAAAGAATTACTTGAAGCAGGTGTACACTTCGGTCACCTTACACGTAAGTGGGATCCAAACATGGCTCCTTACGTTTACATGGAGCGTAACGGCATCCATATTATCAACCTTTATAAAACAGCGGCTAAAATTGATGAAGCAGGTGCTGCATTAAGCAAAATTGCTAATTCTGGTCGTAAGATTTTATTCGTTGCAACAAAAAAACAAGCTAAAGATATCGTAGCAGAAAAAGCCGGTTCTATTAACATGCCTTACATCACAGAAAGATGGCCAGGTGGTATGTTAACTAACTTCGTAACTATTAGAAAAGCTGTTAAAAAAATGGCTTCTATCGATAGAATGAAGAAAGATGGTACCTTCAATACGCTTTCTAAAAAAGAACGTTTACAAGTAGATCGTTTAAGAGCTAAGTTAGAAAAGAACTTAGGATCTATTAGCGACATGACTCGTTTACCGGGCGCTTTATTTGTTGTAGACATTAAACGTGAGCATATCGCGATTAAAGAAGCACAAAAATTAAACATTCCAATTTTTGCAATGGTAGATACCAACTCAGACCCACGTCAAGTTGACTATGTTATCCCTGCAAACGACGATGCTTCTAAATCGATCGATAAAATATTAACTCACGTTACAGCCTCTATCGCTGGTGGTTTAGCAGAGCGTAAAGCTGAGAAAGAAGCATCTGCTGCTCCTAAAGCAGAGGCTCCTAAAGCAAAAGCTGCTCCAGCTAAAACAGTTGCAGCCGAAGAAGAAGAATAA
- the pyrH gene encoding UMP kinase → MKYKRILLKLSGEALMGDRQYGIDPERLAEYAEDIKTITNKGVEVAIVIGGGNIFRGVAGASKGMDRVQGDHMGMLATVINGLALQGALEDAGIPTRLQTAIKINEVAEPFIRRKAMRHLEKGRVVIFGGGTGNPYFTTDSAAVLRAIEVEADVILKGTRVDGIYNADPEKDNNAIKFNFISFDDVLRKGLKVMDTTAFTLSQENELPIIVFDMNKKGNLLKVVSGEKIGTEVNL, encoded by the coding sequence ATGAAATACAAACGTATACTCCTAAAACTATCGGGAGAAGCATTAATGGGAGATCGCCAATATGGCATCGACCCGGAACGATTAGCAGAATATGCAGAAGACATAAAAACCATTACAAACAAAGGTGTAGAAGTTGCCATAGTTATTGGTGGCGGAAACATTTTTAGAGGTGTTGCCGGTGCTAGCAAAGGTATGGATCGCGTACAAGGCGACCATATGGGCATGCTTGCAACTGTTATAAATGGTTTGGCCTTACAAGGTGCTCTGGAAGATGCAGGTATCCCGACACGTTTACAAACGGCCATTAAAATTAACGAGGTAGCTGAGCCTTTTATTAGAAGAAAAGCCATGCGTCATTTAGAAAAAGGACGTGTTGTAATTTTTGGCGGTGGTACAGGAAACCCTTATTTCACTACAGATTCTGCTGCTGTGCTAAGAGCTATAGAGGTTGAAGCAGATGTTATTTTAAAGGGAACCCGTGTTGATGGTATTTACAATGCAGATCCTGAGAAAGATAACAATGCTATTAAATTTAATTTCATATCTTTTGACGATGTTTTGCGCAAAGGATTAAAAGTAATGGATACCACGGCATTTACGCTTAGCCAGGAAAATGAGTTGCCTATTATTGTTTTCGATATGAATAAAAAAGGAAACTTATTAAAGGTCGTTTCCGGTGAAAAAATTGGTACTGAGGTTAACTTATAA
- a CDS encoding DUF5686 family protein has protein sequence MIKHFTLTLCFICATYAQAQNSLETILTPAKDSIKKREFIKHLGNGYLPTRYFNFDLRYLIKYNQYEGIRTGIGGVTNDAFSEKYRINSYGVYGFRDHRFKYSIGGGFRLAKKTNTWVNLSYTNDLKETGSTKFLTDGRFFQFFEPRLLNIDLFHKHITKSLNVEHEFNPKLLAEAEFAVSNIDPTYNYQYILDNNPISSFHLSTAQLSLQWNPFSKFEISEKTYKETKKGYPQFTLQYTKSIKNVFKSDFNFSKLDFRTIYRIGSVKDGMSEITLVSGIANGNTPLTHLYHAYPNNITKETVMQRFSVAGLNSFETMYFNEFFSDKFTTVQLKHYLKPFNISQKYKPQIVLISRYAVGDMKDPELHQDVTFGSLRKGYTESGFEINKFLFGFGLSFTYRYGAYHLPEISDNIAVKFTFNVSL, from the coding sequence ATGATAAAACACTTTACGCTAACTCTTTGTTTTATTTGTGCCACATATGCGCAAGCACAGAATTCATTAGAAACTATTTTAACCCCCGCTAAAGATTCCATTAAAAAAAGGGAATTCATAAAACATCTTGGTAACGGGTATCTCCCCACCAGATATTTCAATTTCGATTTAAGATATTTAATAAAATACAACCAATACGAGGGTATAAGAACAGGTATTGGTGGTGTTACTAACGATGCTTTCTCAGAAAAATACCGCATAAACAGTTATGGTGTTTATGGCTTTAGGGATCATCGTTTTAAATACTCTATTGGAGGTGGTTTTCGATTGGCTAAAAAAACGAACACCTGGGTCAATCTTTCTTACACCAACGACTTAAAAGAAACAGGAAGCACCAAATTTTTAACAGATGGTAGGTTCTTTCAATTTTTTGAACCTCGTTTATTAAACATCGACCTATTTCATAAGCATATTACCAAGTCTTTAAATGTAGAACACGAGTTTAATCCTAAATTATTAGCTGAAGCCGAGTTTGCTGTTAGCAATATAGACCCTACTTATAACTATCAATACATTTTAGATAACAACCCTATAAGCTCTTTTCATTTAAGTACCGCACAGCTATCGTTACAATGGAATCCTTTTAGCAAGTTTGAAATATCGGAGAAGACATACAAGGAAACTAAAAAAGGGTATCCACAGTTTACGCTCCAATACACCAAAAGCATTAAAAATGTTTTTAAAAGTGATTTTAACTTTTCTAAATTAGATTTTCGAACGATTTATAGAATAGGCAGTGTAAAGGACGGAATGTCTGAAATAACCTTAGTTTCCGGAATAGCAAATGGCAATACGCCTCTAACTCATTTATACCACGCTTATCCTAATAATATTACTAAAGAAACCGTCATGCAACGTTTTTCAGTAGCTGGACTAAACAGCTTTGAAACCATGTATTTTAATGAGTTCTTTTCAGATAAGTTTACTACAGTTCAACTAAAACATTATTTGAAGCCATTTAATATTTCACAAAAATATAAACCACAGATTGTTTTAATTTCCCGATATGCAGTAGGTGACATGAAAGATCCAGAACTACACCAAGACGTAACATTTGGCTCTTTAAGAAAGGGGTATACGGAATCCGGGTTCGAAATCAACAAATTTCTTTTTGGCTTTGGCTTAAGCTTTACGTATCGCTATGGTGCTTATCACTTACCAGAAATTAGCGAT
- the frr gene encoding ribosome recycling factor: MNEDIQFILDTTKEAMDNAIKHLEKQFVNIRAGKASPAMLGSVMVDYYGSQTPLSQVANVNTPDGRTITVQPWEKSMLQEIERGIAYANLGFNPMNNGETIIINVPPLTEERRRDLAKQAKSEAEDAKVSIRTARKDANNDIKKLDDVSEDLMNNAEIDVQQMTDNHVKKVDNLFDVKEKEIMTV; this comes from the coding sequence ATGAACGAAGACATACAATTTATACTAGATACGACAAAAGAAGCTATGGATAATGCTATAAAGCATTTAGAAAAACAATTTGTTAATATTAGAGCAGGAAAAGCTAGCCCTGCTATGCTTGGTAGTGTTATGGTAGACTATTATGGATCGCAAACACCATTAAGTCAAGTTGCTAATGTAAATACTCCAGACGGACGCACCATTACGGTACAACCTTGGGAAAAAAGTATGCTCCAGGAAATAGAACGTGGTATTGCCTATGCTAATCTTGGTTTTAATCCAATGAACAATGGTGAAACTATAATTATAAACGTACCTCCATTAACAGAAGAACGCAGACGAGACCTAGCGAAACAAGCTAAATCTGAAGCCGAAGATGCGAAAGTGAGTATAAGAACAGCTCGTAAAGATGCTAACAACGACATTAAGAAACTAGATGACGTATCTGAGGATTTAATGAATAATGCTGAAATTGATGTACAACAAATGACTGACAATCACGTTAAAAAGGTTGATAATCTTTTTGATGTAAAAGAAAAAGAAATCATGACGGTATAA
- the rplM gene encoding 50S ribosomal protein L13, whose product MDTLSYKTISANKATVNKQWVLVDAEGQALGRLASKVAKLLRGKHKPNFTPHVDCGDNVIIINAEKINLSGNKWTDKTYIRHTGYPGGQRSLTATELFGKDPARIVEKSVKGMLPKNKLGANLFRNLTVVVGSAHAHEAQKPKTINLNEFK is encoded by the coding sequence GTGGATACATTAAGCTACAAAACGATTTCGGCCAATAAAGCTACTGTGAATAAGCAGTGGGTTTTAGTTGATGCCGAAGGTCAAGCACTTGGTCGTCTCGCTTCTAAAGTTGCCAAACTTTTAAGAGGTAAGCACAAGCCAAATTTCACACCTCACGTTGATTGCGGAGATAATGTTATTATTATCAATGCAGAAAAAATCAACTTATCTGGAAACAAATGGACTGATAAAACGTACATTCGTCACACAGGTTACCCAGGAGGTCAGAGAAGTTTAACTGCTACAGAATTGTTCGGGAAAGACCCAGCAAGAATAGTAGAGAAATCAGTAAAAGGAATGTTACCTAAAAACAAATTAGGTGCAAATTTATTCCGTAATTTAACCGTTGTTGTTGGTTCTGCTCATGCTCATGAAGCTCAAAAACCTAAAACAATTAACTTAAACGAATTCAAATAA
- the rpsI gene encoding 30S ribosomal protein S9, with the protein MEVIHKIGRRKTAVARVYVAPGKGNITINKKDITSYFTTATLQYKVKQPLVMTNNDSNFDITVNVFGGGITGQAEAVRLAISRAMCEVDAENRLVLKPEGLLTRDPRMVERKKFGQKKARKKFQFSKR; encoded by the coding sequence ATGGAAGTAATTCACAAAATTGGCCGTAGAAAAACGGCTGTTGCTCGTGTGTATGTTGCCCCAGGAAAAGGGAACATCACGATTAATAAAAAAGACATAACGTCTTACTTTACTACTGCAACATTACAGTACAAAGTAAAACAACCTTTAGTTATGACTAACAATGATAGCAACTTTGATATTACAGTAAATGTATTTGGAGGAGGTATTACAGGTCAGGCAGAAGCTGTTCGTTTAGCTATCTCTCGTGCTATGTGCGAGGTTGATGCTGAAAACAGATTAGTCCTAAAACCAGAAGGTTTATTAACTAGAGACCCAAGAATGGTAGAGCGTAAGAAATTCGGACAGAAGAAAGCTCGTAAGAAATTCCAGTTCTCTAAACGTTAA
- the tsf gene encoding translation elongation factor Ts, producing MESTVKVTAAEVNKLRQATGAGMMDCKKALVEAQGDFDKAIEVLRKKGQKVAEKRADRDSSEGAAVSKINTDQTQGVSIVLGCETDFVGKNENFLALANELAEAALNYNTKEEFLAGDFGGMTVADKLTEQTGVIGEKLDITAFEKLEAPFVGTYVHINKIAALVGLSAKVDNAETLVKDVAMQVASMGATTLSYKDFDPAYIASETEARIAVIEKDNIELGRLGKTLKNVPKYISMAQLTPEVLAQAEEDAKAELKAEGKPEQIWDRILPGKMERFVSDNTTLDQEQCLLDQNFIKDEKINVAKYVTSYGDVEITGFKRASVG from the coding sequence ATGGAATCTACAGTAAAAGTTACAGCAGCAGAAGTAAACAAGCTTAGACAAGCTACTGGTGCAGGGATGATGGATTGCAAAAAAGCTTTAGTTGAAGCTCAAGGCGATTTTGACAAAGCCATTGAAGTATTACGTAAAAAAGGACAAAAAGTAGCTGAAAAAAGAGCTGACAGAGATTCTTCTGAAGGCGCAGCTGTTTCTAAAATCAATACAGACCAAACTCAAGGTGTTTCTATTGTATTAGGTTGTGAAACTGATTTTGTTGGTAAAAACGAAAACTTTTTAGCTTTAGCAAATGAGTTAGCTGAAGCTGCATTGAACTACAATACTAAAGAAGAGTTTTTAGCTGGTGATTTTGGTGGTATGACCGTTGCTGATAAATTAACAGAGCAAACAGGTGTTATTGGTGAAAAACTTGATATTACTGCATTCGAAAAGTTAGAAGCTCCTTTTGTTGGGACTTATGTTCACATTAACAAAATTGCAGCATTAGTAGGTTTATCTGCTAAAGTTGACAATGCTGAAACTTTAGTTAAAGATGTAGCTATGCAGGTAGCCTCAATGGGTGCCACTACTTTATCTTACAAAGATTTCGATCCAGCTTATATTGCTTCTGAAACTGAAGCTAGAATTGCTGTTATTGAAAAAGATAACATCGAGTTAGGACGTTTAGGTAAAACGCTTAAAAACGTACCTAAATACATTTCTATGGCGCAATTAACGCCAGAAGTTTTAGCGCAAGCTGAAGAAGATGCTAAAGCAGAATTAAAAGCTGAAGGTAAGCCAGAACAAATCTGGGATAGAATTTTACCAGGAAAAATGGAGCGTTTTGTTTCAGATAACACAACACTTGATCAAGAACAATGTTTATTAGATCAAAACTTCATTAAAGATGAAAAAATAAATGTTGCTAAATATGTAACATCTTACGGTGATGTTGAAATTACAGGTTTCAAACGTGCTTCTGTAGGGTAA